Proteins co-encoded in one Bacillus infantis NRRL B-14911 genomic window:
- a CDS encoding chromate transporter produces the protein MNTESKYTIHTFIEILLVSAKLGLTSFGGPIAHLGYFHEEYVRRRKWMDEQSYADLVALCQFLPGPASSQVGMGIGFARGGLIGGFLAFLGFTLPSVVALILFALLMDGLDAANSGWIHGLKIVATAVVAHAIMGMASKLAPDLKRKAIVLLALTAALLWQTAISQISIILAAGIAGFVLYRNHSQEKKAPMPFPISKKTGAAALALFFGLLIILPVLREATSLNWIAMFDSFYRSGSLVFGGGHVVLPLLEREFVPGGWLTEEAFLAGYGAAQAVPGPLFTFASYIGAVISGWQGGLLATAAIFLPAFLLIAGALPFWARLRSNPKAASVLMGVNAAVVGILIAAFYNPIWTSSILAPADFAFASILFAMLAYWKLPPWIVVLTGAAGGALLRLL, from the coding sequence ATGAATACAGAAAGTAAATATACCATTCATACTTTTATTGAGATACTGCTAGTTTCGGCCAAGCTTGGCCTGACATCATTTGGCGGTCCTATTGCCCACTTGGGCTATTTTCATGAAGAGTATGTAAGACGGCGGAAGTGGATGGATGAGCAAAGCTATGCTGATCTTGTAGCTCTTTGCCAGTTCCTGCCCGGCCCTGCAAGCAGCCAGGTAGGCATGGGAATCGGCTTTGCCAGAGGTGGCCTGATTGGCGGTTTTCTTGCCTTCTTAGGCTTTACCCTCCCTTCCGTTGTAGCGCTGATTCTTTTTGCACTTCTCATGGATGGCCTGGACGCAGCCAATTCCGGGTGGATCCATGGTTTGAAAATTGTAGCCACTGCTGTGGTGGCGCATGCCATCATGGGAATGGCGTCAAAGCTTGCACCTGATCTGAAAAGGAAGGCCATCGTCCTTCTTGCCCTGACAGCAGCCCTTTTGTGGCAAACTGCCATTTCGCAGATTTCGATTATCTTAGCCGCGGGAATTGCCGGTTTTGTCCTTTATAGAAACCACTCACAGGAAAAAAAGGCACCAATGCCATTTCCGATTTCAAAAAAGACAGGCGCAGCGGCACTGGCATTATTTTTCGGCCTGCTCATCATCCTTCCGGTTCTTCGGGAAGCCACTTCCTTAAACTGGATTGCGATGTTTGACAGCTTTTACCGCTCCGGTTCACTCGTATTTGGCGGCGGTCATGTTGTACTTCCCCTCCTTGAACGGGAGTTTGTGCCGGGCGGCTGGCTGACTGAAGAAGCCTTTCTTGCCGGATATGGCGCTGCCCAGGCGGTGCCGGGCCCGCTCTTCACCTTTGCTTCCTATATCGGAGCCGTAATCAGCGGCTGGCAGGGGGGTCTCCTGGCGACTGCCGCTATATTCCTCCCCGCCTTTTTATTGATTGCCGGCGCGCTGCCATTCTGGGCCAGGCTGCGCAGCAACCCAAAGGCTGCCAGTGTCTTGATGGGGGTCAATGCAGCAGTGGTAGGCATTCTGATTGCTGCCTTTTACAATCCAATCTGGACAAGCTCCATCCTGGCGCCGGCAGACTTCGCATTCGCAAGCATCCTTTTTGCCATGCTTGCCTACTGGAAGCTGCCTCCATGGATCGTCGTACTAACCGGGGCAGCCGGCGGTGCTTTATTAAGGCTTCTCTAG
- a CDS encoding heavy metal translocating P-type ATPase produces MSESLGKSIDKTVYRVQGFSUAGCAAKFEKNVKHLDGVSNANVNFGASKLTVYGDATIKELEKAGAFENLRIIPENQRFEEKKEPFWQKHSYVIASFVLLIIGWAAGHMNGEESLFSALAYAASIAIGGCRLFITGLKNLFRLQFDMRTLMTIAVIGAAFIGEWGEGATVVILFAISEALETYSMDKARQSIRTLMDISPREALIRRGNQELMVEVEDIQLGDIMIVKPGQKIAMDGTVDKGLSSVNQAAITGESVPVSKTKGDEVFAGTINEEGVLEIKVTKRVEDTTIAKIIHLVEEAQAERAPSQAFVDRFAKYYTPIIIVVAFGAAVVPPLFFGADWSEWIYQGLAVLVVGCPCALVISTPVAIVTAIGNAAKNGVLIKGGIHLEEMGGIKALAFDKTGTLTKGSPAVTDFIPSPGTDSKQLLSAVAALENGSRHPLASAIMKKAEQEGLDYQNIEVEDFASITGKGIKGKIGGETCYVGSPNLFDEVLQNGIPEELRTVILDLQNQGKTVMAAGTPAGIMGVIAVADVLRENSRDVIQKLHALGIEKTIMLTGDNLGTAKAIGVQAGVTDIKAELLPADKLSYIKDLREKYKRAGMVGDGVNDAPALAASTVGIAMGGAGTDTALETADIALMADDLGKLPFTVKLSKKAMTIIKQNITFSLGIKLVALLLVIPGWLTLWIAIFADMGATLIVTLNGLRLLRIRDK; encoded by the coding sequence ATGAGTGAGTCTTTGGGGAAATCTATTGATAAAACGGTCTATAGAGTGCAGGGCTTTTCCTGAGCAGGCTGTGCAGCTAAGTTCGAAAAGAACGTAAAACACCTGGATGGTGTTTCTAATGCAAATGTAAACTTTGGCGCTTCAAAACTGACTGTATACGGAGACGCCACGATTAAGGAACTGGAAAAGGCCGGTGCCTTTGAAAACCTGCGGATCATCCCTGAGAATCAGCGGTTTGAAGAAAAGAAAGAGCCTTTTTGGCAAAAGCATTCTTATGTTATAGCTTCCTTCGTCCTGCTGATTATCGGCTGGGCAGCTGGACACATGAACGGCGAGGAAAGTTTGTTCTCTGCCCTGGCGTACGCAGCTTCAATAGCAATCGGCGGCTGCCGTCTTTTTATTACAGGCTTAAAAAACCTTTTCCGCCTCCAGTTTGATATGAGGACGCTGATGACCATAGCGGTCATTGGTGCAGCATTTATAGGTGAATGGGGGGAAGGGGCCACTGTTGTCATATTATTTGCCATCAGTGAGGCCCTGGAAACCTATTCAATGGATAAAGCACGCCAGTCGATCCGGACGCTGATGGATATATCCCCTAGGGAAGCGCTGATCCGCAGGGGAAATCAGGAACTGATGGTTGAGGTGGAGGATATCCAGCTTGGCGATATCATGATAGTAAAGCCAGGCCAGAAAATTGCGATGGATGGAACAGTGGATAAAGGCTTATCTTCTGTTAATCAAGCTGCCATTACGGGTGAATCTGTCCCTGTGTCAAAAACAAAGGGAGATGAAGTATTCGCTGGGACGATAAATGAAGAAGGTGTCCTTGAAATTAAGGTGACCAAGCGCGTAGAAGATACAACAATTGCCAAAATCATTCATCTTGTTGAAGAAGCCCAGGCCGAAAGAGCCCCTTCACAGGCATTTGTCGACAGATTTGCCAAGTACTACACACCAATTATTATAGTGGTGGCATTCGGTGCGGCAGTTGTTCCGCCTCTATTTTTTGGTGCTGATTGGAGCGAATGGATCTACCAGGGGTTGGCAGTGCTGGTGGTTGGCTGTCCGTGTGCCCTGGTCATTTCAACTCCGGTTGCCATTGTGACGGCGATTGGCAATGCTGCTAAAAATGGAGTACTGATCAAAGGCGGAATCCATCTGGAGGAGATGGGGGGCATAAAAGCCCTGGCATTCGATAAAACAGGGACCCTCACAAAAGGGAGTCCCGCTGTTACAGATTTTATCCCTTCTCCAGGGACTGACTCCAAACAGCTGCTTTCTGCTGTGGCTGCCCTTGAGAACGGCTCCCGGCATCCATTGGCATCAGCCATCATGAAAAAAGCGGAGCAGGAAGGGCTGGACTATCAAAACATTGAAGTGGAGGACTTTGCCTCCATCACGGGAAAAGGAATTAAAGGCAAGATAGGTGGTGAAACCTGCTATGTCGGCAGTCCAAATCTTTTTGATGAAGTACTGCAGAATGGAATTCCTGAAGAATTAAGAACGGTGATACTGGACCTGCAAAACCAGGGCAAGACAGTGATGGCAGCAGGAACTCCTGCTGGAATAATGGGAGTGATTGCTGTTGCAGATGTGCTGAGGGAAAATAGCAGGGATGTCATTCAAAAGCTTCATGCATTAGGAATTGAGAAAACTATTATGCTGACAGGTGATAATCTTGGAACGGCAAAAGCCATTGGAGTCCAAGCGGGGGTAACCGACATCAAAGCCGAATTGCTGCCTGCAGACAAACTTTCCTATATCAAAGACTTGCGGGAGAAATATAAACGTGCCGGCATGGTGGGAGACGGTGTGAATGATGCACCTGCACTGGCTGCTTCAACAGTTGGGATTGCCATGGGAGGCGCTGGTACGGATACAGCTCTTGAAACGGCTGATATTGCACTGATGGCTGATGACCTCGGGAAGCTGCCTTTTACGGTTAAGCTGAGCAAAAAAGCAATGACGATCATCAAGCAGAACATTACATTCTCGCTGGGCATTAAGCTTGTGGCCCTGCTGCTCGTCATTCCCGGCTGGCTTACTTTATGGATTGCCATCTTTGCTGATATGGGCGCAACATTGATTGTCACGCTGAATGGGCTGCGGCTTTTAAGAATAAGGGACAAATAG
- a CDS encoding PCYCGC motif-containing (lipo)protein translates to MKRSIFPILAAITLAAGCSSAEEDSSHAGHSDEHKDQGAPELTYTLGSNDWAAVTTYTDSPEILEAYQFAVEHPEVLNYMPCYCGCYEEDGHESNTNCFVDSVSGSTVSLDTMGFGUGVCVDIAREAKSEFNKGTPLKDIRTMIDEKYKGTGIESTPTPMPEV, encoded by the coding sequence ATGAAGAGATCTATTTTTCCGATTCTTGCTGCTATTACGCTTGCGGCAGGATGTTCTTCTGCAGAGGAGGATTCCTCACATGCAGGCCATTCAGATGAACATAAGGATCAGGGTGCTCCAGAATTAACTTATACCCTGGGAAGCAATGATTGGGCGGCCGTGACCACTTACACAGACAGCCCGGAAATACTGGAAGCTTATCAGTTTGCAGTCGAGCATCCCGAGGTACTTAATTATATGCCATGCTATTGCGGCTGCTACGAGGAAGATGGCCACGAAAGCAATACCAATTGCTTTGTTGACAGTGTCAGCGGCAGCACCGTTTCCCTTGATACAATGGGCTTTGGCTGAGGGGTCTGTGTAGACATAGCCCGTGAGGCTAAATCAGAGTTTAATAAAGGGACACCTCTTAAGGATATCCGTACAATGATCGATGAGAAATATAAAGGGACAGGGATTGAATCAACTCCTACCCCAATGCCTGAAGTGTAA
- a CDS encoding MFS transporter, whose protein sequence is MQTDRQTIIGMALLTAICMAGDSMLYIVLPVHWKEAGLSSLIQVGVLLSVNRFVRLPLNPLIGFFFKKVTFRNAMYIAVIFSGITTLGYGVVKDFELWILLRSIWGFCWSIFKIGAYLLILQLAADSNRGQLMGLYNGLYRLGSLFGMLLGGLFADLFGMSAISMILGFSVFIILPFLHLFLPEALHTNTPKQTGPTIYENVKLLKEPELIRIFLTAFLVMMLLDGMLTASLSHLIEIQYSDQVNIHGLAIGAAALAGIMQAIRWGIAPFVVSKVGSALDRTDEKHKILLSFLGVAAILLAVIPLHLPIAVWLPFLLLHLLTSSSLITVMDTLMSQYCSKSSGKVFFMTSYTIVIDLGAAVGPISGYSLEKAIGMANVFWLASGIMLLIIFMWKFFKPTELSYAN, encoded by the coding sequence ATGCAGACTGACAGGCAGACTATAATAGGCATGGCCCTTTTGACCGCAATCTGTATGGCTGGTGATTCTATGCTTTATATTGTTTTGCCGGTCCATTGGAAAGAAGCGGGGCTTTCATCTTTGATCCAGGTCGGCGTATTACTTTCTGTTAACCGCTTTGTGAGACTGCCGCTGAATCCGCTCATTGGTTTTTTCTTTAAAAAGGTCACATTTCGAAATGCGATGTACATAGCTGTTATTTTTAGCGGCATCACGACCTTAGGATATGGTGTGGTGAAAGATTTTGAATTGTGGATTCTTCTTCGGTCAATCTGGGGGTTCTGCTGGTCCATATTTAAGATTGGAGCTTATTTATTGATATTACAGCTTGCAGCGGACAGCAATCGGGGCCAGCTCATGGGGTTGTATAACGGGCTGTACAGGCTCGGAAGCCTGTTCGGCATGCTTCTAGGGGGTCTGTTTGCTGATTTGTTCGGGATGTCAGCCATCAGTATGATATTAGGGTTTTCTGTTTTCATCATTCTTCCTTTCCTGCATCTATTTCTTCCTGAGGCTCTGCATACAAATACGCCAAAACAAACAGGACCAACCATATATGAAAATGTGAAGCTGCTTAAGGAACCAGAATTAATCAGGATTTTTCTGACAGCCTTCCTGGTGATGATGCTTCTTGATGGGATGCTGACAGCAAGCTTAAGCCATTTGATTGAAATTCAATACTCAGATCAAGTCAATATCCATGGGCTGGCCATAGGGGCAGCTGCTTTAGCTGGCATTATGCAGGCAATCAGATGGGGAATTGCTCCTTTCGTCGTGTCAAAAGTAGGATCTGCATTGGACAGAACAGATGAAAAACACAAGATACTGCTGTCATTTTTAGGTGTGGCTGCGATTCTTCTGGCGGTGATTCCCCTGCATCTGCCGATTGCAGTATGGCTGCCTTTTTTACTTTTGCATCTGCTGACCTCTTCAAGTCTTATTACCGTGATGGATACACTTATGTCTCAATATTGTTCTAAGTCTTCAGGGAAAGTCTTTTTTATGACATCTTATACAATCGTAATTGATCTGGGAGCAGCTGTAGGGCCAATCTCTGGATATTCGTTAGAAAAAGCAATAGGAATGGCAAATGTTTTTTGGCTGGCTTCAGGCATCATGCTGCTAATCATCTTTATGTGGAAATTTTTTAAACCCACAGAATTATCCTATGCCAATTGA
- the trxB gene encoding thioredoxin-disulfide reductase has protein sequence MEKVVILGTGPAGLTAAIYLARANMNPVIIEGDQPGGQLTLTTEVENFPGFTDGIMGPELMDNMRKQAERFGAVFKRGWVTEADFSKKPFRMKADGIGEIEAESVILSTGASAKLLNIPGEKDNIGKGVSTCATCDGFFFRGKKVLIIGGGDSAMEEANFLTKFADNVTIVHRRDELRASKIMQDRARENQKISWKLNRTPVEVLSESDKVTGLKVLNNETGEEEVLETDGIFVAIGHRPNTGFLGSQIDLDESGYITVKPGTTETNIKGVFACGDVQDKRYRQAITAAGTGCMAALDAERYLEGDAILDWSETLNQGQ, from the coding sequence ATGGAAAAGGTAGTAATTCTTGGAACTGGACCTGCCGGCCTGACTGCAGCAATCTATTTGGCCCGTGCCAATATGAATCCGGTAATCATTGAGGGCGATCAGCCTGGAGGACAGCTGACACTGACGACAGAGGTCGAGAACTTCCCGGGCTTCACCGATGGAATCATGGGTCCTGAGCTGATGGATAATATGAGAAAGCAGGCTGAACGCTTTGGTGCGGTCTTTAAGAGAGGATGGGTGACAGAAGCAGATTTTTCAAAAAAGCCGTTCAGGATGAAGGCAGACGGTATTGGAGAAATAGAAGCAGAATCAGTCATTCTTTCAACCGGCGCCTCTGCCAAGCTTTTAAACATTCCCGGCGAGAAAGACAATATAGGCAAGGGAGTCAGCACCTGTGCCACTTGTGATGGGTTCTTTTTCCGCGGGAAAAAGGTCCTGATCATCGGCGGCGGGGACTCTGCCATGGAAGAAGCCAACTTCCTTACTAAATTTGCTGACAATGTAACCATTGTCCACCGCAGAGATGAGCTGAGGGCTTCAAAGATTATGCAGGACAGGGCCAGGGAAAATCAGAAAATCAGCTGGAAACTGAACAGGACTCCTGTAGAGGTCCTATCAGAATCTGATAAGGTGACCGGCCTTAAAGTGCTGAATAATGAAACCGGAGAGGAAGAAGTCCTGGAAACAGACGGCATTTTTGTTGCCATCGGCCACAGGCCCAACACAGGATTCCTCGGCAGCCAGATCGACCTGGATGAGTCTGGCTATATCACTGTAAAGCCTGGCACGACAGAGACCAATATCAAAGGTGTGTTTGCCTGCGGCGATGTCCAGGATAAAAGGTACAGGCAGGCCATCACAGCTGCAGGAACCGGCTGCATGGCGGCCCTTGACGCCGAAAGATATCTGGAAGGTGACGCCATCCTTGATTGGAGCGAAACCCTCAACCAGGGCCAGTAG
- a CDS encoding efflux RND transporter permease subunit, with product MKSIIQFSLKNKFAVWLLTIIITAAGLYSGLNMKMETIPSISTPLVSVMTVYPGATPEQVADEISEPIEKRVQNLEGVSVVSSSSFQNASSVQIQYNFDKDMDKAQDEVKEALDSIEFPDGAQEPGVSRLSLDAFPIMSLSISDEKKSLPELTKTAEDQIVPAIEGIEGVSSVQISGQQLQEAQLTFDQEKMAEFGLDEETVKNIIKGSDVSFPLGLYTFENTEKSVVIDGNIATIDDLKQLKIPAVPQGAGQQAQGAPAESGQQAAGQQQGAAPGAGAQQGAGQAGAAAGIPTVELQDIATIEVVGKAESISRTNGETSIGVQIVKAADANTVEVVNDVKAQLSELEKDIDGLKVTPIFDQGEPIEESVETMLSKAVFGAIFAMIIILLFLRNFRTTIISVISIPLSLLIAILLLKQMDITLNIMTLGAMTVAIGRVIDDSIVVIENIFRRMSLKGEELSGRELIVSATKEMFMPILSSTIVTIAVFLPLGLVKGTVGELFLPFALTVVFALLASLLVAITIVPIMAHTFFKNGLPAKHQHQDEEKPGKLASGYRKVLNWALNHKIITSGIAVLMLVGSLFLVPVIGVSFLPADEQKMVIATYKPEPGQTLEEVEEIAGRAEEMLLDRDGVKNLQFSVGGENPMNPGQSNSAMFFVEYEDSKENFDKEKEDVIEELKGLADKGEWGSQDFSGMGSSSSLSMQVYGESMDDIEPVISELEGIFKDNDSLTNVKTSISDTYDEYTLVADQEKLSSLGLSAAQIGMGLSNTGQRQVLTTVDYDNEEVNVYVEMEAESYQDIDDLTDQTVQSPLGIEVPIKDVVEIQEGTTSDTITRQDGRIYANVSGEITSKDVAKVSADVNAEADKLELPSNVEISMGGVTEDINESFTQLGLAMLAAIAIVYLVLVITFGGGLAPFAILFSLPFTIIGALVGLLIAGETLSVSAMIGALMLIGIVVTNAIVLIDRVIHKEQEGLPTREALLEAAGTRLRPILMTAIATIGALAPLAVGLEGSGLISKGLGVTVIGGLTSSTLLTLLIVPIVYESLMKLKRRGKKKTAAAE from the coding sequence ATGAAAAGCATTATCCAGTTTTCCCTGAAGAACAAATTTGCTGTCTGGCTTCTGACAATTATTATTACGGCAGCAGGCTTGTATTCCGGGTTGAACATGAAAATGGAAACCATCCCGAGCATTTCGACCCCGCTTGTTTCGGTGATGACGGTCTACCCGGGTGCCACTCCGGAACAGGTGGCAGATGAAATTTCAGAACCGATTGAAAAGAGGGTCCAAAACCTTGAAGGAGTATCAGTGGTAAGCTCTTCTTCCTTCCAGAACGCTTCATCGGTTCAGATACAATACAATTTTGACAAAGATATGGATAAAGCACAGGATGAAGTGAAGGAAGCGCTGGACAGCATTGAATTTCCAGACGGTGCCCAGGAGCCCGGTGTTTCCCGCCTCAGCCTTGATGCATTCCCAATCATGTCCCTGAGCATCTCTGATGAGAAAAAATCTCTGCCTGAGCTGACTAAAACGGCTGAAGACCAGATTGTGCCTGCGATTGAGGGGATAGAAGGAGTTTCTTCTGTCCAGATATCCGGCCAGCAGCTTCAGGAAGCACAGCTCACCTTTGACCAGGAAAAGATGGCTGAATTTGGGCTTGATGAAGAAACAGTCAAGAACATCATCAAAGGTTCTGATGTTTCTTTCCCGCTCGGATTGTATACATTTGAAAACACTGAAAAATCGGTTGTTATTGATGGAAATATCGCTACAATAGATGACTTAAAACAGCTGAAGATTCCAGCTGTTCCGCAGGGAGCCGGCCAGCAGGCCCAGGGTGCTCCGGCTGAAAGCGGCCAGCAGGCTGCAGGACAGCAGCAGGGTGCTGCCCCTGGTGCAGGTGCACAGCAGGGCGCTGGCCAGGCTGGTGCAGCTGCGGGAATTCCGACTGTTGAGCTTCAGGATATCGCCACTATTGAAGTGGTCGGCAAAGCCGAATCGATCTCAAGGACTAATGGAGAAACATCAATCGGCGTACAGATTGTTAAAGCCGCCGATGCCAATACGGTTGAAGTTGTCAATGATGTAAAGGCACAGCTTTCAGAGCTTGAAAAAGACATTGATGGCTTGAAGGTAACGCCAATCTTTGACCAGGGAGAGCCGATCGAAGAATCTGTAGAGACGATGCTGAGCAAAGCTGTATTTGGGGCAATTTTTGCGATGATCATCATTCTTCTGTTCCTGCGCAATTTCAGGACGACGATCATATCGGTCATTTCAATCCCATTATCGCTGCTTATTGCGATACTTCTGCTGAAGCAGATGGATATCACGCTGAACATTATGACATTGGGTGCCATGACTGTGGCCATCGGCCGTGTAATCGATGATTCAATTGTCGTCATCGAAAATATTTTCCGCCGCATGAGCCTTAAAGGTGAAGAACTGTCAGGACGGGAACTGATTGTTTCGGCAACAAAGGAAATGTTTATGCCGATCCTGTCTTCGACCATTGTCACCATTGCGGTATTCCTCCCGCTTGGACTGGTTAAAGGCACGGTCGGGGAACTGTTCCTTCCGTTTGCTCTTACCGTGGTATTTGCCCTGCTTGCATCGCTGCTTGTAGCGATTACGATTGTGCCGATTATGGCCCATACGTTCTTTAAGAACGGATTGCCGGCCAAGCATCAGCATCAGGATGAAGAAAAGCCCGGCAAGCTTGCTTCAGGCTACCGGAAGGTCCTTAACTGGGCATTGAACCACAAAATCATCACCTCGGGGATTGCCGTACTGATGCTGGTCGGAAGCTTGTTCCTTGTACCAGTAATCGGCGTTTCTTTCCTGCCTGCCGATGAGCAGAAAATGGTGATTGCCACATACAAACCAGAGCCGGGCCAGACACTTGAAGAGGTAGAGGAAATTGCCGGCCGCGCAGAAGAGATGCTTCTCGACAGAGACGGAGTGAAAAACCTGCAGTTCTCTGTGGGCGGAGAAAATCCGATGAACCCCGGCCAGTCCAATTCCGCTATGTTCTTTGTAGAATATGAGGATAGCAAAGAGAATTTTGATAAAGAAAAAGAAGATGTGATTGAAGAGCTGAAAGGTTTGGCTGATAAAGGGGAATGGGGAAGCCAGGACTTCTCCGGAATGGGTTCAAGCAGTTCGCTTTCCATGCAGGTATACGGAGAGAGCATGGATGATATTGAGCCGGTCATCTCCGAACTTGAAGGCATCTTTAAAGACAATGATTCTTTGACAAATGTTAAAACAAGCATCTCAGATACGTATGACGAATACACGCTCGTAGCTGACCAGGAGAAATTGAGCAGCCTGGGGCTGTCTGCAGCACAGATCGGAATGGGCCTTTCCAACACAGGCCAGCGCCAGGTGCTGACGACGGTTGATTATGATAACGAAGAAGTCAACGTATATGTTGAAATGGAAGCAGAATCTTACCAGGATATCGATGACCTTACAGACCAGACGGTTCAGTCTCCACTGGGAATTGAGGTTCCGATTAAAGATGTGGTCGAAATTCAGGAAGGTACGACTTCCGATACGATTACAAGGCAGGACGGCCGGATTTACGCGAATGTCAGCGGAGAGATTACATCGAAGGATGTTGCAAAAGTTTCTGCAGATGTGAATGCGGAAGCTGATAAGCTTGAGCTGCCTTCAAATGTTGAAATTTCAATGGGCGGTGTAACGGAGGATATCAATGAATCCTTTACACAGCTTGGGCTTGCGATGCTTGCTGCCATCGCGATTGTATATCTCGTTCTGGTCATTACTTTTGGCGGAGGGCTTGCTCCATTTGCCATCCTGTTCTCACTGCCGTTCACGATCATCGGTGCTCTTGTCGGGCTATTGATTGCAGGGGAGACCTTGAGCGTATCTGCCATGATCGGGGCATTGATGCTGATCGGGATTGTCGTGACCAATGCAATCGTCCTGATTGACCGCGTCATCCATAAGGAACAGGAAGGCCTGCCGACACGGGAAGCGCTTCTGGAAGCAGCCGGTACAAGGCTTCGTCCAATCCTGATGACAGCCATCGCAACCATCGGTGCATTGGCGCCGCTGGCTGTAGGACTTGAAGGAAGCGGCCTGATTTCCAAAGGACTGGGAGTAACCGTAATAGGCGGACTCACAAGCTCCACGCTTCTCACATTGCTGATTGTGCCTATTGTGTATGAGAGCTTAATGAAGCTGAAGAGAAGAGGAAAAAAGAAAACAGCAGCTGCTGAATAA
- a CDS encoding PadR family transcriptional regulator: MEDKILRKLFLGFIQIHILHHALEEPIYGAWMLEELKEHGYSISSGTLYPILHGMESDGLLMKENRNVDGKIRKYYTATPKGQTVLEEARKKAYELFKEIKD, translated from the coding sequence GTGGAAGATAAAATTCTGCGCAAATTATTCTTGGGCTTTATCCAGATCCACATCCTCCACCATGCATTGGAAGAACCGATCTATGGAGCATGGATGCTGGAAGAGCTGAAAGAGCATGGCTACTCGATAAGCTCTGGCACATTGTATCCCATTCTTCACGGGATGGAATCAGATGGCCTGCTTATGAAGGAAAACCGGAATGTGGATGGTAAAATCCGGAAGTACTATACAGCTACTCCAAAAGGGCAGACGGTTTTGGAAGAAGCCAGGAAAAAGGCTTATGAGCTTTTTAAAGAAATCAAAGATTGA
- a CDS encoding TetR/AcrR family transcriptional regulator: MKEKEKMILDSAKKLFAKKGFSSTSIQEIVNDTGMSKGAFYLYFKSKEELLHAIFDNSFDELHAEIFVYENRELEPREKFISQLGSLFNTFATHKDFMIMLTREQALPRDEALKELIFARIIEVHQFYRNGLSSIYGEKITPYLWDLSMMIEGMFHPFFKILMHDPENFKADGVAEYIMRRMDSIVGGILEEEPIISEEKNAALLEAAKKMLAGHKGNLTSAVKSMKKEALSGRHKEDLAVSMEVLEAEILSSSPRVPVIQGMLSNFKGIQEFDSYISVIAAHFHINL, translated from the coding sequence TTGAAGGAAAAAGAAAAAATGATACTTGATTCCGCTAAGAAACTATTTGCAAAAAAGGGCTTCAGCTCAACCTCCATCCAGGAAATCGTCAATGACACAGGCATGTCAAAGGGAGCCTTCTATCTTTATTTCAAATCAAAGGAAGAGCTCCTTCATGCTATTTTCGACAATAGCTTCGATGAATTGCATGCAGAAATTTTTGTATATGAAAACAGGGAACTGGAGCCCCGCGAAAAATTCATCAGCCAGCTGGGTTCCCTTTTCAATACATTTGCCACTCATAAAGACTTTATGATCATGCTTACCCGGGAGCAGGCGCTGCCAAGGGATGAAGCACTAAAGGAACTTATATTTGCACGGATCATAGAGGTGCATCAATTTTACAGAAATGGCCTGTCTTCCATCTATGGTGAAAAAATCACTCCATATCTTTGGGACCTCTCCATGATGATCGAAGGTATGTTCCACCCATTCTTTAAAATTCTTATGCACGATCCTGAAAACTTTAAAGCAGATGGGGTTGCTGAATATATCATGCGAAGGATGGACAGCATTGTCGGCGGCATCCTCGAGGAAGAGCCGATCATCTCTGAGGAAAAAAATGCAGCTCTGCTGGAAGCAGCAAAAAAAATGCTTGCCGGGCACAAGGGTAATTTAACTTCGGCGGTGAAAAGCATGAAAAAGGAAGCGTTGTCAGGAAGGCATAAAGAAGATCTGGCAGTGTCCATGGAAGTGCTGGAAGCGGAAATATTGAGCAGCAGCCCAAGGGTTCCAGTCATTCAGGGCATGCTGTCCAACTTCAAGGGAATCCAGGAATTTGATTCCTATATTTCTGTGATTGCAGCGCATTTCCATATAAACTTGTGA
- a CDS encoding ArsR/SmtB family transcription factor, producing MKQNDICEVKCVDEVKVKRIKKSIEKENTQAVAQIFKALSDDTRVKIALSLCHEQELCVCDVANIVGSTTATASHHLRLLRNLGLAKYRKEGKLVYYSLDDEHVKQLIRIAFEHQKEVAGQ from the coding sequence ATGAAGCAGAATGACATTTGTGAAGTAAAATGTGTGGATGAAGTAAAAGTTAAACGTATAAAGAAAAGCATTGAAAAAGAAAATACACAGGCAGTTGCGCAAATATTCAAAGCGCTGTCCGATGATACCAGGGTCAAGATTGCTCTTTCCCTTTGCCATGAACAGGAGCTGTGCGTATGTGATGTGGCCAATATTGTCGGCAGTACGACTGCTACAGCCTCCCACCACTTGCGCCTGCTGCGCAATCTTGGTTTGGCAAAATACCGCAAAGAAGGCAAGCTCGTTTATTATTCCCTGGATGATGAGCATGTGAAGCAGCTGATACGGATTGCCTTCGAACATCAAAAGGAGGTGGCCGGCCAATGA